A portion of the Bactrocera neohumeralis isolate Rockhampton chromosome 2, APGP_CSIRO_Bneo_wtdbg2-racon-allhic-juicebox.fasta_v2, whole genome shotgun sequence genome contains these proteins:
- the LOC126751751 gene encoding putative SERF-like protein, protein MTRGNQRDLARQKAQKKNQELSKGKRNDNLTVEQRKARDAELMREKQKKKEEEARAAAAGKS, encoded by the exons ATGACAC GTGGAAATCAAAGAGATCTTGCCCGCCAAAAGGCCCAGAAAAAGAATCAAGAACTGAGTAAGGGAAAACGAAATGATAATTTGACCGTGGAACAACGGAAAGCAAG AGATGCTGAGTTGATGCGAGagaaacagaaaaagaaagaagaggAAGCTCGTGCGGCTGCCGCgggaaaaagttaa